The stretch of DNA TTGGCTCATACTATTAGTTCTGGTCAATTTAGTCCCCATGCTATTATTTTCAGTCAATTTAGCTTTAGTTGATGAAGCTGTTAGACTTTTGTcaatttttgataaatattttgccTGATTCTGGTTAATTTCAGGCAAAATGGCCTAAACTAATGAAATTGTTATTCACATGCTTGCAACTTTCAAGTGACCAATTTCtactaaattcatacaattttgacaaaaatgatgGAATGACGGTCAAATtgacagatatatatatattgtctaAGTGACTTAGGCTGCATACTTCAAGAGCCAAATTTATACTtatgtatttttcatttttatcataCCCTTAATCTTTTTTAGGAAGAAAAATACAACTAGCAAAAGCAACAACCAAATAAAGCTTCTGTTATTGATCTTTGCAATCAGATATTGTCATTTACCTGAATTTCCAGGGGGTGTCCATGAATTCCCATGCGTCGATCTATCATACAAGAACCATCTGTAACCAATAACGTAGGGAACATATCAAAACCATCAGCAAGACATAGTCGCAGAATCATCCTGATTCCAGTTTGAACATCAATTCTATCCTGAAGCGAAAGATCTCCAGAGCATTTTCCATATGCCCGTAGTAATATAATCCACCACAATCCTGGAAAATGAAAATGGTAGTTACAAAAGAATTCCAAAACCATCCCAATgcataaatagaaaatagaaacCCTCTTTCAGACTAAAATTTTGTACCAGAGTCAACAGGAGCAACACGACCAATAGCTGCCTCTCCAAAGTCAGGATCCAATACCTCCACGGTTGCCGAATCATCACCATCAAGAGGAGCTGAACGCACTTTAAAACTTGCAGGCATCAATCCCTGGCCAGGGCTATGACAGTCCATTGTTTTTTCCCAACTCTGAAATATGAGTAAGCATATAAtatcaaatagcaaaagaaaaagCAGGAAGCTTATATAACTGTAGGACATACAGTTTAAACCATTTTATATGCAATTTTTCCCAATTCCATAGATCCAGATGCATTACCAGAAAAGCACGTGCACAAATGAAAAGGAAATCTAATCCCACTTATCAATTTGATGTTATAGACATAGAAGAGTAGTTGCAGGTGGACATGGGAAACCAACAATTTAAATTAGTTATCATTACAAAGAACAGTTCATTGAGCTACATAGATAATATTTTCCATACTATATTTAAGACCATATCCAAATTCCAAAGCACGATCATTTGAGAAGAGTCCTTTAAATCTATTGAATATGCTATCTGTTAAAAGATTCCACAATCATAGTTGTTGACATATTTAAATCCACGGTCATACTCACTTTAATTATTTCTAGAATGTATCTGTTGTCTACTATAAAGGTAATCAGCAGGGTGACAAAGCATTCAGATGTAAACCTCTTGAGGATGTTTACCAGCAATGACTGTGTCACTATTAAGGaaagtgaaattattgatgaATTATtcatcatgaatttttttttttaaaaaacccagTTTTTGCACTGGCAGAATAGCTCGAAATTACTGTTTTGTTCTTTAACCTAAATAGCATGGTAAAAATGCCTCTAGATATAAGTTCAATGTCAACAAAATAACAGAACTTTTCCAAATAATCAacttaaagagaaaaaaatgaacaTGTGAAAAACAGCGGCCATAATATCAGATGTTGGCTGACCTAGGACTATAACTTGCTAGCACAAATGTCATTTTGCTCCCATATATACGCAGCTAAGATGCATAGTCTTATTTGTATAGGATACAAGTGagggaaaaaataattaaaacattgaGAGATCTACGAAAACAAAAAATACCATCAGAAATTGTCTATGTGATCATACTATTGCAAGTGAATTTACCTGTAACTGAAGCGTATGGAGTATGAAGTTCTTAACAATGTCATACTCTCCTTTTAATAGAAGTGCAATACCAGAAGGTATAAAATCACGAATAAAGACTTGATCATAATTCAACACACCGGAATCAGTGGGATCATTGGCAGCGATTGTTCCAATAGGGCTGCCACAATAGTAAACCATAGAATCTCGTAATAGCGACCATGCTTCATCCTCAATGGAATCTATCCCAGACTTGTAAAAGGTAGTTGTGCCTGTTCCAGCTGATGCCAACATTTCTTTTTCCCTCTTCAACCGCTCAGAATCCTCAAACTCCAACTTTTTTTGCGAGTTCATTGAACCACTAAGATTCGATTCATTCGCATTATCCACAAACCGAGCCCCATTTCCTTCATCCATACCTACTCCACTCCCATGGTCAGCCTGCTGGCATTTGCAGCCAAGAAGCCTCAATCTGTTAATTGCTGCATTCCGATCGAAACCACCAACTAATCGCCTATAGTTATAACTTCCGATATGGCATCTAATCATACTCGAACACTTGAGAGATTTGAAATACCTTGAGCCTTTGTTCTTCACAGATTTAAAGTGGCATTTAGAATACAATGCTAAATCCGAATTGCTAGAACCCAGATCACTACTTAAAAGCCGAGGGGCAGCCCCAGATAAAACTTGCAGAACACCCTCAGAAGTTGCCATTGACATGATGCTCATCAAATTAAGCcactttattaaaattaaattcctTGCTATCAATCAAACAAATACAGAAGCTTCACTCCAATCCAAGATACCTACACCTTgaattaacataaataaataaataggaagaagaagaaaattaacCAAAGCCATAGAAACAGCACATTAAACCACAGATCAAAAAGAAACTTAAAGCAAAAGGACACATAAATTTACGAAAACCCACGACCAAAATTccaataaaattatcaatacctACATGCAAAAAAGACGTCTCTTCAATGCATTCAAAACAATCACAAGAAAATGGAATCTCTGCATGCAAACAACAAAACCCAGATAGAATTATAAACCAAAGAAATTAAATGAAGAAAGCTAACCTTATTAGGTCTGCCTTACAAATGAACGTTTGGAAGAGAAGAAAAATCCGAGAGAAGTTAATATAGTTTTTCCTTTTTagaacaaaatttaaaagaaaataattgtaTCCTCACAATCACTTTCAAAGGTTAATATTAAGATACTTATTTTtatagaaatatttataaataaataatctatTTTGTGTATGTACGTAGGACGcacaaattcaaataataatcTATTCTTAGatcttctctttttcctttttttttttgtatatttgtaCATTCATCCACCTTAGTAAAGTTAACCTGCCATTTATCCGTCTGGGGAGGTCATTTCATGATTGAGCTTATCGACATGATACTTGTTGGTGTAAAAAGGCAGCAGCAAGTTAATTTGGTCTTGCTTGTACAGCAAGCCTCGAGACTTGCGGAGGAAACAAAGCAGAAAGAAATAAATTTGCAAGTggaaaacagaaagaaaaattGAATGAGATTCAAGATGAATTCTTCATTAACTAAAGCATTGGAAAgttgccattacatatatcaaacATTAGTTGATCTTACAAATCAGAAAATACTACCTAATCACCTACCTAACACCACTTAATACATTggaatttgttaattttactagCTTAAGTTACATTGCTGACTTTCAGTCAatcaatcatcaaaatacatcGAAATGTTTACCTACTAAGGTCAaaatgaactagattacaaaaggATTAGATGACAACTAAATGTAGCAAGTAAACCAGCAACTTCTAGCTTTAGCTGCTGCACATCATGGCTCGACTGCCTGCTGCACTTTCCtcttgcatggccacctttgcatgggaaCTAGTTTCAACAATACTCCTCAAATGAGTGTTGGAAGTGGCCTATTCTTTATTTGTCCCCACATTCATGTGTATCACTCTTCTTACCTGTTGTTTGCCCTTGTCTCTACCGTGTCTACCAAAGCTTGACCTAGGTTTGCCTCCTTTGTGGCAGGGTCTTGACCCACAAACTGTTTAAGTTGACCTTGCTTGACAGCTTCTTTTATAATATCTTTCAATGGGATATGATCTTCGGTTTTTTGTTCTACATCGTCATAAAAATAACATCTATTCATTCATCAACCTCAAAATTGGTTGGGCTTTATTGGTAGTGGTGTTTCTAGAATACCTTGATCTTGGAATTGACTTAAAATGCGTGTGTGACGAATTCAATGAAGTATATCTAGTAAACGTGTTATACGACCCTTGTCATCTTCGTTCATCATA from Gossypium hirsutum isolate 1008001.06 chromosome D04, Gossypium_hirsutum_v2.1, whole genome shotgun sequence encodes:
- the LOC121216237 gene encoding neutral/alkaline invertase 3, chloroplastic, which codes for MSIMSMATSEGVLQVLSGAAPRLLSSDLGSSNSDLALYSKCHFKSVKNKGSRYFKSLKCSSMIRCHIGSYNYRRLVGGFDRNAAINRLRLLGCKCQQADHGSGVGMDEGNGARFVDNANESNLSGSMNSQKKLEFEDSERLKREKEMLASAGTGTTTFYKSGIDSIEDEAWSLLRDSMVYYCGSPIGTIAANDPTDSGVLNYDQVFIRDFIPSGIALLLKGEYDIVKNFILHTLQLQSWEKTMDCHSPGQGLMPASFKVRSAPLDGDDSATVEVLDPDFGEAAIGRVAPVDSGLWWIILLRAYGKCSGDLSLQDRIDVQTGIRMILRLCLADGFDMFPTLLVTDGSCMIDRRMGIHGHPLEIQSLFFSALLSAREMLTPEDGSDDLTRALNNRLIALSFHIREYYWIDLVKVNEIYRYKTEEYSFDAVNKFNIYPDQISPWLVEWMPHKGGYLIGNLQPAHMDFRFFSLGNFWAIVSGLATTNQSHAILDLIEAKWADLVAEMPFKICYPALEGREWQIITGCDPKNTPWSYHNAGSWPTLLWQLTVACIKMNRPEIAAKAVAVAEKRISSDKWPEYYDTKKARFIGKQARLFQTWSIAGFLVAKLLLADPNAAKMLTTEEDSELFNAFSSLVCGNPRRKRGPKTYIV